The Microscilla marina ATCC 23134 genomic interval TGTGGAAAGGCAGGCAGTATTTGTTCAAAGGTACTCATTTCAAGCAAATTTACCCCAACAATTCGCTCTTGAAACTGTCGGGGTAAGGTTTAATTCTTTTTTTTGGTGTTGCGTCGTTGCGGTACTTTCCATTCGCGGCCTAAATCATCTAATAAGTCAATAAAATGTTGGGCAAGCTTGCCCTCTTTGAACTTCTTCCGTTGGCTAAAAAGCCAGTCACACAACGGTTTATTTTTGTCCCCAGGTATTACAAAATGTCCATGGGTATTTTTAAAATCTTTGAGTAATCGGTATTTACCCATCCATTGTCTCCTGATATATGTGCTCTTGCCCCCCCAATCAAGGTCTAGTCCTTCTTCTAAACGGGGGTGCTTTTCCTCTCGCCACTCCACGCCAAGTTTATCTAACAATTCAACCCGCGAAGAGGACAGCTTTCCTTGCTTAAACCTGCTACGTTGACCAAAAAACCACATTCTTAACGACTTGAGTGACCGATCGCTTTGGGGGATAATAAAGTGCCCATGCTTGTTTTTATACTCCTTTAACTCCTTATATTTCACCATCCATTTTTCCTTCGCCCTTCCTGCTTCTTGCTGCCAATCAAAACCTATTTCGTTTAACAGTTCGAGGCGATGAGGGAGCAAAGATGCCTTCATTAAACGCTGGGTACGCACCCACAAGCCAAGGGATTTAGTACTTGGGTCTTTTAGACTTGGAAAACAATGTCCATGTTTTTCTTTGTATAAACATAACTCTTCATAAGATTTCATCCATACGTCTTCTAAAGCTGACCAGACAAAACCTACCTTCTCTAACTGAGTGATTTGATCTGGTGAAAGAATATTTTCTTTGTATTTTCTTCGCTGTTCCTGCACCCAACTTATTAAACCTGACCATTCTTCTATATCACTGGTGACTACATTACAATGACCGTATTTAGCTCTAAACTTCAACAACTGTTCATAACGAGCCTCCCAGGAAAGCCTTCCCTTTCGCAAACGCCAAGTAAATCCTATGTTATCAAGCAGTTGTTTACGATCCCCTGAAATAGTATCTACTATCTTACGCTGCCTTGCCACCCACTTGGCTAGTTTCTGATCCTCAAAAGTGCTTGGAACATTGCAATGCCCATGGATTTGTTTGAACGACTGTAATTTCTGGTAGTAGTCTTCCCAGGGAAGCACAATTTGTACCTGCAACACCCAAGAGAAACCAATGGCTTCTAACTGTTTCACTTTATGCGCCGAAAGTTCTCCTTTTTTATAGTGCCCACGTTGCGCTCCTACCCATTTGGCAAGGCGTGGATTGGCTGGCCAACTATGAGGAACATTGGCGTGGCCATGGTCGTTTTTGAAGGCTACCAACTCTTGGTAATGTTGCTCCCAAGATTTAGGAGGAATCTTTAAAGGAGGGTTAATACGCCAAGTAAACTTGATTTGGTCCAGAAGGTTTTTGCGCCAGTCCGACATCTGCTGCCTTTTACGACGTTGTCCGCTCACCCAACGCGCTAAAGCTGGATTAGGTGCCCAGGCTTTAGGCACTTTGCAATCTCCATGCGTCTTTTTATATGCTTTGAGTTCCAGATAACGTACATA includes:
- a CDS encoding helicase associated domain-containing protein, with product MKDKEWTYPFGKPYGWDIRDERWYVRYLELKAYKKTHGDCKVPKAWAPNPALARWVSGQRRKRQQMSDWRKNLLDQIKFTWRINPPLKIPPKSWEQHYQELVAFKNDHGHANVPHSWPANPRLAKWVGAQRGHYKKGELSAHKVKQLEAIGFSWVLQVQIVLPWEDYYQKLQSFKQIHGHCNVPSTFEDQKLAKWVARQRKIVDTISGDRKQLLDNIGFTWRLRKGRLSWEARYEQLLKFRAKYGHCNVVTSDIEEWSGLISWVQEQRRKYKENILSPDQITQLEKVGFVWSALEDVWMKSYEELCLYKEKHGHCFPSLKDPSTKSLGLWVRTQRLMKASLLPHRLELLNEIGFDWQQEAGRAKEKWMVKYKELKEYKNKHGHFIIPQSDRSLKSLRMWFFGQRSRFKQGKLSSSRVELLDKLGVEWREEKHPRLEEGLDLDWGGKSTYIRRQWMGKYRLLKDFKNTHGHFVIPGDKNKPLCDWLFSQRKKFKEGKLAQHFIDLLDDLGREWKVPQRRNTKKKN